In Panicum virgatum strain AP13 chromosome 4N, P.virgatum_v5, whole genome shotgun sequence, a single window of DNA contains:
- the LOC120669854 gene encoding kanadaptin-like, translating into MDPSMPPPPPRNPSPSFSTTSMPPPPPPSPTSASMPPPPPPKPSPPPPQPEAESQEASSAAEVDGSAVPSPSSSMPPPPPPKPAPPAPQPEVEAGVECSSGPSPSVSDSSAGGAPNPSGASSSDTEMEEAAVPPAEQQRQQRPRAPYVIPEWSAAPDHPFFLEVLKDGSIVDQLDVAKKGAYMFGRIDMCNFVLEHPTVSRFHAVLQFRNDGKVFLYDLGSTHGSFINKSQVKKKLYTEIHVGDVIRFGQSSRLYIFQGPSELMPPEKDMQKLRDAKIQQDMLDREASILRAKTQAALAEGISWGMAEDAIEESAEDDADEITWQTYKGQLTDRQEKTRSKIVKRMEKIANMKKEIDVIRVKDISQGGLTQGQQTQIARNEQRISQIMEELDNLEETLNDSIRESIGARSGKSNRGSHKASLEEEDDALSDDDEFYDRTKKKSSQKSNEQQSVETADSLLEKKDCISSDIENKKKLLEEEKHKLAQSSTADLGDDLDAYMSGLSSQLVHDKIAQIQKELSDLQTELDRVVYLLKIADPMGEAARKRDLKPREARTPASNDNLRPESKKQNKVVKATSAEEKLKDSSNETATNKPAKVETDVSKNQENVSKPAFSMPKPQWLGDKRIIEPEENFINEGKAVAEEPDNFVDYKDRKAILSNSGSGKELEEAAPGLILRKRKSTDQSASSETNSSSVESEASVADAVALLLKHKRGLQTSEEMEDEDEPNASKREGKKSKQKRVLGPARPDFLEAGPNSETWVPPEGQTGDGRTSLNDRLGY; encoded by the exons ATGGACCCTTccatgccgccgcctccgccgcgaaaCCCTAGCCCCTCCTTCTCCACAACCTCcatgcctcctccaccgcccccgagccccacctccgcctccatgccgccccctccgcctcccaagccctcgccgccaccgccgcagccgGAGGCGGAGTCCCAGGAGGCGTCATCCGCGGCGGAGGTGGATGGGAGCGCTGTCCCCTCTCCATCCTCCTCtatgccgccgcctccgcccccaaAACCCGCCCCGCCGGCACCGCagccggaggtggaggcgggggTTGAGTGCAGCTCTGGCCCTAGCCCTAGCGTGAGCGACTCGTCAGCGGGGGGTGCGCCGAACCCCAGCGGAGCCTCCTCCAGCGACACTGAGATGGAGGAAGCGGCCGTGCCGCCAGCGGAGCAGCAGAGGCAAcagcggccgcgcgcgccgtaCGTCATCCCCGAGTGGAGCGCTGCGCCAGACCACCCATTCTTCCTCGAGGTGCTCAAGGACGGCAGCATCGTCGACCAGCTCGACGT GGCCAAGAAAGGAGCTTACATGTTTGGTCGGATTGATATGTGCAATTTTGTGCTGGAGCATCCAACTGTTTCTCGATTTCATGCCG TTCTGCAGTTTAGAAATGATGGGAAGGTTTTCCTTTATGACCTTGGGAGCACACATGGATCTTTTATCAACAAAAGTCAG gtcaagaagaagttgtacacagAGATTCATGTTGGAGATGTAATTCGGTTTGGGCA ATCATCACGTCTGTACATTTTTCAAGGACCATCTGAGCTGATGCCTCCG GAAAAAGACATGCAGAAGCTCCGGGATGCTAAGATTCAGCAAGATATGCTTGATCGCGAAGCTTCCATTCTACGTGCAAAAACTCAAGCCGCTTTAGCTGAGGGAATCTCATGGGGTATGGCAGAAGATGCAATTGAAGAATCTGCAGAG GATGATGCAGATGAAATCACTTGGCAAACCTACAAAGGTCAACTTACTGATAGACAGGAGAAAACACGTAGCAAGATAGTAAAACGAATGGAAAAG ATTGCcaacatgaagaaagaaatcgATGTAATAAGAGTGAAGGACATTTCTCAAGGTGGGCTAACCCAAGGTCAGCAAACACAGATAGCACGAAATGAACAACGGATATCTCAG ATTATGGAGGAGTTGGATAATCTAGAAGAAACTTTAAATGACAGCATACGCGAAAGTATTGGTGCTCGTTCTGGAAAGTCAAATCGTGGTAGCCATAAAGCAAGTcttgaggaggaagatgacgcTCTTAG cgatgatgatgaatttTATGATCGTACAAAGAAGAAATCTAGTCAGAAATCCAATGAGCAGCAATCAGTTGAGACTGCTGATAGTCTTCTGGAGAAAAAGGATTGCATCAGCAGTGAtattgaaaataaaaagaaattgcTCGAAGAAGAGAAGCATAAGCTGGCTCAGAGCAGCACTGCAGATCTTGGGGATGACCTTGATGCTTACATGAGTGGCTTATCATCTCAATTGG TACATGATAAGATTGCCCAAATTCAGAAGGAACTATCTGATCTTCAGACGGAGCTGGACAGAGTAGTATACCTACTAAAAATAGCTGATCCTATGGGAGAAGCAGCTCGCAAGAGGGATCTAAAGCCTCGAGAAGCGAGAACCCCAGCATCTAATGATAATCTAAGGCCAGAATCCAAGAAACAAAATAAAGTTGTGAAGGCTACTTCAGCTGAGGAGAAGCTAAAGGATTCTTCTAATGAGACAGCAACGAATAAGCCCGCTAAAGTAGAGACTGATGTCTCCAAAAACCAAGAAAATGTGAGCAAGCCTGCATTCTCCATGCCAAAACCTCAGTGGCTTGGTGATAAGAGGATCATAGAACCTGAAGAGAACTTCATAAATGAAGGAAAGGCAGTTGCAGAGGAACCTGACAATTTTGTGGACTACAAAGATAGGAAAGCAATTCTTTCTAATTCAGGCAGTGGAAAGGAGCTTGAAGAGGCTGCTCCTGGCCTTATTTTACGGAAGAGAAAGTCCACTGACCAATCAGCTTCCAGCGAGACAAATTCATCTTCGGTTGAAAGTGAAGCATCAGTTGCCGATGCAGTGGCCCTTCTGCTTAAGCATAAACGCGGTCTACAAACTTCAGAAGAAATGGAGGATGAGGACGAACCAAATGCtagcaagagagaagggaaaaagtCAAAACAAAAACGGGTATTGGGTCCAGCGAGGCCAGATTTCCTTGAAGCAGGACCAAATTCTGAAACATGGGTGCCACCTGAAG GTCAAACTGGTGATGGGCGCACATCATTGAATGACCGTTTGGGTTATTGA
- the LOC120669229 gene encoding uncharacterized protein LOC120669229, with amino-acid sequence MPDVVWEHGQKVGGGFKCKYCREEKGGGGATRFKEHLAHRGKDVKDCPSVPIEVKQIFSEQLDRNKVRAKARARERVLRDQAARGRHTDLEEEGGQGHDEDAELQAALHQSRQEYDFMQQAGPRYERGGGSGAASGSISGGVGGSGGPQPSMFRRSQSQVPERVRDYHLGLSSAPRQQRIDTGPWTVKGRTSRELLGRAWAKACHAVGIPGQKVDDPYFKAAIVETQKQGVGIKIPSGREIDGKYLDENVKEIEKEIEKWKNEWDECGVTIMCDSWTGPMRNSVINFLVYSGGTMYFLKSINASDKIQDHQYLLKEIRAVVMKVEPHNVVQLVTDNGSNYKKACKILCHEFPTIAWQPCLAHTINLMLKDIGKWPEHDACIRSAQRICSWLYNSNSLHSMMREAIGGELVKWNVTRFGTNYMFLESMYKKKDQFMTWLVSPEFRRSRHFKSETGRYIYECITSLEWWANMEYVINDVEPLYMFLRFADTDKTPNLSEVTMEYQNMRQTYASKFSSDYPRFEKIMAVIDARMTTVMSGTYMATACALNPYVQYSLGTSQKVMAVMRNGLEKMLDTNSAAIALQEFEIFRTKQGEFSSDIARRMAIDRKTSPAAWWATFGGDTPVLQRVARRLLSQCAASSGCERNWSTFAYIHTKLRNRLSHQKLDKLVFVNYNLRLRLQRATRGVDPYDYDPVSSFMDLSLYRQSSAIQDWMKQSRSNGDPAFDEDSDFTDTPLPSQMFTDIGSSHGHDEDVET; translated from the exons ATGCCAGACGTAGTTTGGGAGCATGGCCAAAAGGTCGGGGGTGGTTTCAAATGCAAGTATTGCAGGGAGGAGAAGGGTGGGGGAGGAGCAACACGGTTCAAAGAGCATTTGGCACATAGGGGGAAAGATGTGAAGGACTGCCCTTCGGTTCCGATCGAAGTTAAGCAAATCTTTAGTGAGCAGTTGGACAGGAACAAGGTTAGAGCAAAAGCAAGGGCCCGAGAAAGAGTGCTGAGGGACCAAGCAGCAAGGGGGCGGCACACTGACCTAGAGGAGGAGGGTGGCCAGGGGCACGACGAGGATGCAGAGCTACAGGCTGCCTTACACCAGTCCCGCCAAGAGTATGACTTTATGCAGCAAGCTGGGCCACGATACGAGAGGGGTGGCGGATCTGGAGCTGCTTCTGGATCTATAAGTGGTGGTGTTGGAGGCAGTGGTGGACCACAGCCTTCGATGTTCAGAAGGAGTCAGTCACAAGTCCCCGAGAGGGTTAGGGACTACCACCTAGGTTTGAGCAGTGCTCCACGACAGCAAAGGATTGATACCGGCCCATGGACTGTCAAGGGGAGGACATCAAGAGAGCTTCTAGGGAGGGCATGGGCGAAGGCGTGCCATGCTGTCGGTATTCCCGGCCAGAAAGTCGATGACCCATACTTTAAAGCTGCGATCGTGGAGACCCAGAAACAAG GTGTTGGAATCAAAATACCATCAGGGAGGGAGATagatggaaaatatttggatgAGAATGTGAAGGAGATAGAGAAAGAGATAGAGAAGTGGAAGAACGAGTGGGATGAATGTGGAGTCACGATCATGTGTGATTCGTGGACGGGGCCTATGCGTAATTCGGTCATTAATTTCTTGGTGTATAGCGGTGGCACCATGTATTTCTTGAAGTCCATCAATGCGTCCGACAAAATACAGGACCATCAATACTTGTTGAAG GAGATACGAGCAGTGGTCATGAAAGTGGAGCCTCACAATGTGGTTCAGCTTGTCACGGATAATGGTTCGAACTACAAAAAAGCCTGCAAAATTCTCTGTCACGAGTTCCCTACcattgcatggcagccttgcctTGCCCATACCATCAACCTTATGCTGAAGGACATAGGGAAGTGGCCGGAGCATGATGCTTGTATTCGAAGCGCGCAACGAATTTGCAGCTGGCTCTACAACTCCAACAGTTTACACAGCATGATGAGAGAAGCCATCGGTGGagagttggtcaagtggaatgtaACAAGATTTGGgaccaactacatgttccttGAAAGCATGTATAAGAAGAAGGACCAGTTCATGACATGGTTAGTGTCACCTGAGTTCCGACGGTCCCGCCACTTCAAAAGTGAAACTGGAAGGTACATTTACGAATGCATCACAAGTCTTGAATGGTGGGCGAATATGGAGTATGTGATCAATGATGTTGAGCCTCTGTACATGTTTTTGAGATTTGCTGACACAGACAAGACACCTAATTTGAGTGAGGTGACAATGGAGTATCAAAACATGAGGCAGACATATGCCAGCAAGTTCAGCAGTGACTACCCCCGGTTTGAAAAGATCATGGCTGTGATAGATGCAAGGATGACCACAGTGATGTCAGGCACATATATGGCCACTGCTTGTGCTCTTAACCCTTATGTGCAGTACAGTTTGGGCACATCACAGAAAGTCATGGCAGTAATGCGCAATGGCCTGGAGAAAATGTTGGATACTAATTCAGCAGCAATTGCATTGCAAGAATTTGAAATATTCAGGACGAAGCAAGGTGAGTTCTCTAGTGACATTGCTAGGCGAATGGCCATTGACCGGAAAACTTCACCAGCTGCTTGGTGGGCTACATTTGGGGGAGATACACCAGTGTTGCAAAGGGTCGCCCGACGCTTGTTGTCGCAGTGTGCAGCCTCTAGTGGATGTGAAAGGAACTGGAGCACATTTGCTTACATCCACACCAAACTGCGCAATAGGTTGAGCCACCAGAAATTGGACAAATTGGTCTTTGTGAACTACAACCTCCGCTTGCGTCTGCAACGTGCTACTAGAGGGGTCGATCCATATGACTATGATCCAGTTAGCAGTTTCATGGATCTTTCTTTGTACCGGCAGTCATCAGCAATTCAAGATTGGATGAAGCAATCAAGGTCCAATGGAGACCCAGCATTTGATGAAGACTCTGACTTCACTGACACTCCATTGCCGAGCCAGATGTTCACTGACATAGGCTCTTCTCATGGTCACGATGAAGATGTGGAGACATAG